From candidate division KSB1 bacterium, a single genomic window includes:
- a CDS encoding BMC domain-containing protein — protein sequence MAEVAKDCIGLVEFNSIAVGIEAADAMLKVSEVELLVAKTVCPGKYICLVRGDVAAVHSSVRAGVDRGAETVVDEMVLPRVHPGVFPAINATSAVDEVEALGIIETFSVASSIQAADAAAKAAKVVLIEVRLAVGLGGKSFVTLTGEVAAARAAVQAGAAVVQPKGLLMRTVVIPAPKPELARSLL from the coding sequence ATGGCGGAAGTGGCGAAAGACTGTATTGGGCTGGTTGAATTCAATAGCATTGCGGTGGGGATCGAAGCGGCCGACGCCATGCTTAAGGTGAGCGAGGTGGAGCTGCTGGTGGCCAAGACCGTCTGTCCTGGCAAGTACATTTGCCTGGTGCGTGGCGATGTGGCGGCGGTGCACAGCAGCGTGCGGGCCGGCGTGGACCGAGGCGCCGAAACGGTAGTGGACGAGATGGTCCTGCCGCGCGTGCACCCCGGTGTGTTCCCTGCCATCAATGCCACCTCCGCGGTAGACGAGGTGGAGGCGCTGGGCATCATCGAGACCTTTTCGGTGGCGTCCAGCATTCAGGCAGCCGATGCGGCCGCCAAGGCAGCTAAGGTGGTGCTCATCGAGGTCCGTCTGGCCGTAGGGCTGGGGGGCAAGTCTTTTGTGACCCTGACCGGCGAGGTGGCGGCGGCGCGCGCCGCAGTCCAGGCAGGTGCTGCCGTGGTGCAGCCGAAAGGACTGTTGATGCGCACTGTCGTCATCCCGGCTCCCAAACCGGAATTAGCCCGAAGCTTGCTATGA
- a CDS encoding rhomboid family intramembrane serine protease, which produces MYEDRWTSRVGLAMTAMPSAVKWLLAANVGMFLLQQVGNAVLQPSVVSPVRISPVEAVLALVPAWVVGKGWVWQLFTYMFLHGNLLHILINMLFLWVFGSELERVWGARRLLSYYLTCGVGAGLFHVLFLHRSVLPVVGASGAVYGLLMAYGLLFPERVITMFLFFVLPIQVRAKYLVLLFGGMSLLGGIGSLFGREGGIAHLAHLGGMVVGYLYLRRGRVFGNPLASLRRWWWRRKAEAQRRRWERMQHYRRRVDMLLDKINEVGYERLTPKEKKELKQASRYLTQE; this is translated from the coding sequence ATGTATGAGGACCGGTGGACATCGCGGGTTGGCCTTGCGATGACGGCTATGCCGTCAGCGGTCAAATGGCTGCTGGCTGCGAACGTTGGCATGTTTCTTCTCCAGCAGGTGGGCAACGCGGTGCTGCAGCCGTCTGTTGTATCCCCGGTACGCATATCCCCCGTGGAAGCAGTGTTGGCTCTGGTTCCTGCCTGGGTGGTGGGGAAGGGGTGGGTCTGGCAACTGTTCACCTACATGTTCCTGCATGGGAACCTCCTCCACATCCTAATCAACATGCTCTTCCTGTGGGTCTTCGGCTCGGAGCTCGAGCGAGTGTGGGGAGCGCGGCGCTTGCTCAGCTACTATCTCACCTGCGGGGTGGGTGCCGGACTGTTCCATGTACTGTTTCTTCACCGCTCGGTGCTGCCGGTGGTGGGGGCATCTGGGGCGGTGTATGGCCTGCTCATGGCCTATGGGCTTCTGTTTCCTGAGCGCGTGATTACCATGTTTCTGTTCTTTGTGCTGCCCATCCAGGTGCGGGCCAAGTACTTGGTGCTCCTGTTTGGTGGCATGTCCCTCCTCGGCGGCATTGGCAGCCTTTTCGGGCGGGAAGGCGGCATTGCTCATCTTGCCCACCTGGGCGGCATGGTGGTCGGGTATCTATACCTCAGGCGGGGCAGGGTATTTGGCAACCCGCTGGCGTCCCTGAGGCGCTGGTGGTGGCGCAGGAAGGCCGAAGCCCAGAGGCGGCGTTGGGAGCGCATGCAGCACTATCGTCGGCGGGTGGATATGCTCCTTGACAAGATCAACGAAGTTGGGTACGAGAGGCTTACGCCGAAGGAAAAAAAAGAACTCAAGCAGGCCAGTCGCTATCTGACGCAGGAGTGA
- a CDS encoding N-acetylmuramoyl-L-alanine amidase translates to MRLSRASIRRAMVGALIAMALFSCPVRLSPGDPQSVRVRYEDGTSARELPALVQDGCTYVPLAELVATLGGRVVKSEKANKAVAYVGTRELTVSPFNCFVVIGSRVRQMPVETLLQGGELYVPLPYFVEVLADSSPELVKWDEQRRFLTIASKGAVVLGAVVESKANGMLVRVTCTRRFASSDVYTSLTGNGWLYIDFYGGVVDSSSAYLEDRAKEVREWYASQLSSEVARLALRLRSIPKKREVLFPEGQTEVWISLPTQDTLSTDLIAGLRAAREKWRIDTVVLDPGHGGKDPGAIGPTGLYEKNVVLSTCKELKAMLEDELGLTVYMTRTGDTYPTLKQRTALANRHNGKLFVSVHANAHRRPTVRGFSVYILGPAKTEEALEVARRENEVIKEYESMHNGYGDFGNPNFILAAMAHNEFVRESEELAGLISNGLARWTQRPNLGVEQAGFYVLVGASMPSVLVEIGFISHREEEKVLRDRAEQKRIARGIFEGIKRFKELYEMPVSAEPHRTTTLDAKQR, encoded by the coding sequence TTGAGGCTGAGTCGCGCGTCGATCAGGCGTGCCATGGTAGGGGCATTAATCGCCATGGCACTTTTTTCTTGTCCTGTGCGACTTTCGCCTGGAGACCCCCAGAGCGTGCGGGTGCGGTATGAGGACGGCACAAGTGCTCGGGAACTCCCGGCACTCGTGCAGGACGGATGCACCTATGTCCCCCTCGCAGAGCTGGTGGCCACGCTCGGCGGCCGCGTCGTCAAGAGCGAAAAGGCCAACAAGGCAGTGGCCTACGTGGGCACACGTGAATTGACGGTCTCACCGTTCAACTGCTTCGTGGTAATAGGCAGTAGGGTGCGGCAAATGCCAGTGGAAACCCTCTTGCAGGGTGGGGAACTGTACGTGCCGTTGCCGTACTTTGTGGAGGTGCTGGCGGACTCGTCTCCCGAGCTTGTGAAGTGGGACGAACAGAGACGCTTTTTGACCATCGCCAGCAAAGGAGCAGTTGTCCTTGGGGCCGTGGTGGAATCCAAGGCGAATGGCATGTTAGTACGCGTCACTTGCACCCGTCGGTTCGCCAGTTCGGACGTCTATACGAGTCTTACCGGAAACGGATGGCTGTACATCGACTTTTATGGAGGGGTGGTGGACAGTTCCTCCGCCTATTTGGAGGACAGGGCGAAGGAGGTGAGGGAGTGGTATGCATCGCAGCTTTCCTCTGAGGTGGCGCGATTGGCGCTGCGACTGAGGTCCATTCCGAAGAAGCGTGAGGTGCTCTTCCCAGAAGGACAGACCGAGGTATGGATTTCACTGCCCACGCAGGACACGCTTTCTACAGACCTCATCGCTGGTCTCCGGGCAGCGCGCGAAAAGTGGCGCATCGACACGGTGGTGCTGGACCCGGGACACGGCGGGAAGGACCCCGGCGCCATCGGGCCGACGGGCCTCTACGAGAAGAATGTGGTGTTGTCTACATGCAAAGAGCTAAAAGCCATGCTGGAGGATGAGCTGGGCTTGACGGTGTATATGACCCGGACCGGCGATACCTATCCCACCCTCAAGCAACGCACAGCTCTTGCCAACCGCCACAATGGTAAGTTATTTGTGAGCGTTCATGCTAATGCCCACCGCCGGCCCACAGTGCGCGGCTTCTCCGTCTACATCCTTGGCCCGGCAAAGACCGAAGAGGCCTTGGAAGTGGCCCGCAGGGAGAACGAAGTGATCAAAGAGTATGAGTCGATGCACAACGGCTACGGTGATTTCGGTAACCCGAATTTCATCCTTGCCGCCATGGCCCACAATGAATTCGTGCGGGAGAGCGAAGAGCTGGCAGGTCTCATCTCGAACGGCCTTGCTCGGTGGACGCAGAGGCCCAATTTGGGTGTGGAGCAGGCGGGATTCTACGTGCTGGTGGGGGCCTCTATGCCAAGCGTGTTGGTGGAGATAGGTTTCATCTCCCACCGTGAGGAGGAGAAGGTTTTGCGCGATAGGGCTGAACAGAAACGGATTGCGCGCGGTATTTTTGAGGGGATCAAGCGCTTTAAGGAACTTTACGAGATGCCCGTTTCAGCGGAGCCCCACCGAACCACCACTCTGGATGCAAAGCAGCGCTGA
- a CDS encoding 4Fe-4S dicluster domain-containing protein, which yields MAGALADRVFAAGVVGAGGGGFPTHRKLACQVECVVANAAECEPLLCNDQEVISREWPGVVRGLRLVAQATGARKLLVAIKGKSLALLPKELPADVEVVKLPDCYPAGDEHEVVPIATGRLVPEGGLPVQVGVLVQNVETLRNVAAAWDGTPVTQRTLTVGGCVAEPRVVRVPIGTPVRELLPVCGGVMCEDPVFFLGGVMMGCLTEDSSTPIAKTTAAVIVLPRQHVYVQQRSQRLEHQLRNARSACTQCVLCTESCNRYLLGHGLEPHRVMRAAALGSHTDTKVARMALLCSECGACEYACPMGLSPRMVNRAVKEHLRSLGTMAPRQRTVQPRVPVGTGRIPTHRLMARFDLTPYYRPARYCETMIVPRQVHIPLKQHAGAPARPVVAIGQKVREGELVGQVLRDELGACVHASVSGRVVQVDSHVVTIATE from the coding sequence GTGGCGGGCGCGTTGGCTGACAGAGTTTTTGCCGCAGGAGTGGTAGGCGCAGGCGGCGGGGGCTTCCCCACCCACCGCAAACTCGCTTGCCAGGTGGAATGCGTGGTCGCCAATGCCGCCGAGTGTGAACCGCTTTTGTGCAATGACCAGGAGGTGATCAGCCGCGAGTGGCCGGGTGTAGTGCGTGGACTACGGCTGGTGGCCCAGGCAACTGGCGCACGGAAACTTCTCGTTGCCATCAAGGGCAAAAGTCTGGCACTGCTGCCGAAGGAACTGCCTGCGGACGTGGAAGTGGTAAAGCTGCCGGACTGCTACCCAGCCGGAGACGAGCACGAGGTAGTACCCATTGCCACAGGGAGACTGGTGCCCGAGGGGGGACTCCCCGTTCAGGTGGGTGTGCTGGTGCAAAACGTCGAGACGCTGCGGAACGTGGCCGCGGCCTGGGATGGGACGCCGGTCACACAGCGGACGCTGACCGTCGGCGGGTGCGTCGCGGAACCGCGGGTGGTTCGGGTGCCCATCGGTACGCCTGTGCGCGAGCTGTTACCCGTGTGCGGTGGTGTGATGTGTGAGGATCCGGTGTTTTTCCTTGGCGGCGTAATGATGGGCTGCCTGACGGAAGATTCGTCAACCCCCATTGCCAAGACCACTGCAGCGGTCATTGTGTTACCCAGGCAGCACGTGTACGTCCAGCAGCGCAGCCAGAGGCTCGAGCACCAGCTGCGGAACGCGCGATCTGCCTGCACGCAGTGCGTCCTGTGCACCGAGAGCTGCAATCGTTACCTGTTGGGGCACGGGCTGGAGCCCCATCGGGTGATGCGGGCCGCTGCACTGGGCTCGCATACCGACACCAAGGTGGCGAGGATGGCACTGCTCTGTTCCGAGTGTGGGGCCTGTGAATACGCCTGTCCCATGGGGCTCTCACCGCGGATGGTCAACCGCGCGGTAAAAGAACACCTCCGCAGCCTGGGAACGATGGCACCGCGGCAGCGGACAGTCCAGCCGCGTGTCCCTGTGGGGACCGGCCGAATCCCCACACACCGCCTGATGGCGCGCTTTGACCTTACACCCTACTACCGACCAGCGCGCTACTGCGAAACGATGATCGTACCCAGACAGGTGCATATTCCTCTGAAGCAACATGCGGGCGCGCCGGCGCGACCGGTGGTCGCAATTGGGCAAAAGGTGCGGGAAGGAGAACTCGTTGGCCAGGTCTTGCGCGACGAGTTGGGCGCATGTGTGCACGCCTCAGTTTCAGGTCGCGTAGTCCAGGTCGACAGTCATGTGGTGACAATCGCCACGGAGTGA
- the citD gene encoding citrate lyase acyl carrier protein, with amino-acid sequence MEKQVQVGRSDKSDLLLTLTMRRRGGIRIDLQSSVLGTFGEQIRRTVVGTLEQLGVRHAHVQVDDKGALDHVIMARVEAAVRALSPVAGPGVWPPRRAPRRQVAKDRLRRTRLYLPGNNPDLMLNAGLFGADSVILDLEDSVAPQDKGAARILVRNTLLAVDFGAAERIVRINPLATEFGALDLEVVVPAEPDTILIPKCEAASSVVEVEERVAALERQHRLRRNIWLMPLIETARGVLNAYEIATASQRVVALCFGAEDFSADIGAERTVEGKESFVARSLLVLAAKAARVQALDTVFSDVADVEGLVKSTEEAIALGFEGKGVIHPAQIEPIHRAFAPSPERIAHAQQVIAALEEAERRGAGVASLGTKMIDAPVVARARRTLQLAKALGLVE; translated from the coding sequence ATGGAAAAACAGGTACAGGTTGGACGAAGCGACAAAAGCGACCTCCTGCTCACGCTGACTATGCGCCGCAGGGGCGGCATCAGAATTGACCTGCAAAGCTCAGTGCTGGGCACATTTGGGGAACAGATTCGGCGCACGGTTGTTGGGACTCTGGAGCAGTTGGGCGTGCGCCATGCCCATGTGCAGGTGGACGACAAGGGCGCGCTGGACCATGTGATCATGGCGCGGGTGGAGGCGGCGGTGAGGGCGCTCTCTCCGGTGGCCGGACCCGGCGTGTGGCCGCCGCGACGCGCTCCGCGCAGGCAAGTGGCCAAGGACCGTTTGCGGCGCACCCGCCTCTATCTGCCCGGCAACAACCCTGACCTCATGCTCAACGCAGGACTCTTTGGCGCCGACAGTGTGATCTTAGATCTTGAAGACTCCGTGGCACCCCAAGACAAGGGTGCCGCACGCATACTCGTGCGCAATACCCTTTTGGCGGTTGACTTTGGCGCTGCCGAACGGATCGTGCGCATCAACCCCCTCGCCACCGAGTTTGGGGCCCTGGATCTCGAAGTGGTGGTCCCGGCGGAGCCAGACACTATTCTCATCCCAAAATGCGAGGCGGCAAGCAGCGTAGTGGAGGTGGAAGAGAGGGTGGCAGCGCTGGAGCGACAGCACCGCTTGCGCCGAAATATCTGGCTTATGCCTCTCATCGAAACGGCGCGTGGAGTGCTGAACGCATACGAGATTGCCACCGCGAGCCAGCGCGTGGTGGCCCTCTGCTTTGGCGCGGAGGACTTTAGTGCAGACATCGGCGCCGAGCGCACCGTGGAAGGCAAGGAGAGCTTTGTGGCACGGAGTCTGTTGGTGCTGGCCGCCAAGGCGGCGCGTGTGCAGGCGCTAGACACGGTGTTTTCGGACGTGGCTGACGTGGAGGGCCTGGTCAAGAGCACCGAGGAGGCTATTGCGCTGGGATTCGAGGGCAAAGGCGTGATCCACCCGGCGCAGATAGAGCCGATTCACCGCGCATTCGCGCCCAGCCCGGAGCGGATTGCGCACGCGCAACAGGTGATTGCCGCTCTGGAGGAGGCTGAGCGCCGCGGCGCAGGAGTGGCTAGCCTTGGCACCAAGATGATCGATGCCCCTGTGGTGGCCCGCGCCAGACGCACCCTCCAATTGGCAAAAGCCCTGGGCCTGGTCGAGTGA